In Allomuricauda ruestringensis DSM 13258, the following proteins share a genomic window:
- a CDS encoding site-specific integrase, producing MVSLLFYLRKYKKDRVGRSTIYIRITVNGRRSEFSTGRKIYPNTWDATNGKVLGFSQKVRQLNSQLMKIRTDLFRHADKLKDKGRPLTAVSLKNSYLGVDKPSKMLLEIFQEHNERVEKLVGKDFAPGTAERYKTAKSHLAEYLQNELRKKDIPVVDVDHSFISGFEYYLKTKRKCSHNTAIKYVVNFKKIIRIAYANGWIKTDPFANWKARLKTVEREFLTDEELQRLMDHPFTNERLEHVRDCFVFCCFTGLAYADVKKLTHDDFVIGIDGDLWINTKRTKTKTKSNIPVLPTALMILEKYEHSPLLADKKVLPVLTNQKMNAYLKEIADLSGINKHLTTHLARHTFATTVTLSNGVSIESVSKMLGHKSLRTTQHYAKILNRKVSEDMQLLKKKLSFQEKVKSKNA from the coding sequence ATGGTATCTCTTCTATTCTATCTCAGAAAATACAAAAAAGACCGCGTTGGCAGGTCAACTATTTATATCAGAATCACGGTAAATGGAAGGCGTTCGGAATTCAGCACAGGTCGCAAAATTTATCCCAACACTTGGGATGCCACCAATGGAAAGGTATTGGGGTTCTCTCAAAAAGTTCGTCAACTGAATTCGCAATTAATGAAAATACGTACCGACCTATTTCGGCATGCGGACAAATTGAAAGACAAGGGCCGACCATTGACCGCTGTTTCCCTTAAGAACTCTTACCTAGGTGTGGATAAACCCTCAAAAATGTTATTGGAAATCTTTCAAGAGCACAATGAAAGGGTTGAAAAATTAGTTGGAAAAGATTTTGCTCCTGGTACAGCAGAACGATACAAAACTGCAAAAAGCCATTTGGCCGAATATTTACAGAACGAGCTTCGAAAGAAAGATATTCCTGTCGTAGATGTGGATCATTCCTTTATTTCAGGTTTCGAATATTATCTAAAGACAAAAAGAAAGTGCAGCCATAACACGGCAATCAAATATGTGGTGAACTTTAAAAAGATTATAAGGATTGCTTATGCGAATGGTTGGATCAAAACAGACCCCTTTGCCAATTGGAAAGCCCGATTAAAAACTGTAGAACGGGAATTCCTGACTGATGAAGAGCTTCAACGACTAATGGATCATCCTTTTACAAATGAACGGTTGGAGCATGTAAGGGATTGTTTTGTTTTCTGTTGCTTTACCGGATTGGCCTATGCGGATGTAAAAAAACTGACACATGATGATTTTGTCATTGGAATTGATGGAGATCTTTGGATAAATACCAAACGTACCAAGACAAAGACCAAAAGCAACATTCCCGTACTTCCTACTGCATTGATGATTCTCGAAAAATACGAGCACAGTCCCTTACTTGCAGATAAAAAGGTGCTACCGGTATTGACCAATCAAAAAATGAATGCCTATTTAAAGGAAATAGCGGACCTTAGTGGAATCAATAAACACCTGACCACTCATTTGGCCAGACACACCTTTGCCACCACTGTAACACTTTCAAATGGAGTCTCTATCGAATCGGTAAGTAAAATGCTGGGGCATAAATCATTGCGCACCACTCAACATTACGCCAAGATTTTGAACAGAAAAGTCAGTGAGGACATGCAACTATTGAAAAAGAAGTTGAGCTTCCAAGAAAAAGTCAAGTCAAAAAATGCTTGA
- a CDS encoding FG-GAP repeat domain-containing protein, giving the protein MPNKPVILYPLFSFAFLILMGSCKKEKPEPKEAQLYSKYCANCHLPPKIDALPKNVWKEYVLPAMVERMEVEGLYQDNNVVEDGFRPKITLKEWAQLETYIVSNAPEHLEAIPMPQTDTLAQFKTKTYSLDDKNGAMVTYLEFLDKDNEIYYGDLSGNLGTFNLDEEESTPIYKGKSPITWYNKKDSMEIISEVGIIRPSELVRGKMIRKVGKDTLSMGHDFHRPVHTLLEDLNNDGSNELIVSEFGNESGQLSLMMVNDSGGYDKKILLNLPGAIKTVIKDMNQDGKKDIVALMTQSRESITVFYQTENLVFEAENILEFSPVFGTSWFEFVDYNGDGLEDIITVQGDNADISYVHKPYHGMRIYLSNGDNTYAEAFFYPMHGATRVLSRDFDQDGDLDFALISTFPNYQEFPELTFVYLENKDSDSFEFTTNILQDPSMARWFLMDTSDIDNDGDEDIVLSSLTLGFTPVPKVLTERWKNNNVDIMVLENVLY; this is encoded by the coding sequence ATGCCAAACAAACCGGTAATTCTTTATCCCTTATTCTCTTTTGCGTTCCTTATTTTGATGGGTTCCTGTAAAAAGGAAAAGCCAGAACCAAAAGAAGCGCAACTCTATTCTAAATACTGTGCCAATTGTCACCTACCGCCCAAGATTGATGCATTGCCCAAGAATGTTTGGAAAGAATATGTACTCCCCGCCATGGTGGAGCGTATGGAAGTGGAAGGCTTGTACCAAGACAACAATGTGGTAGAAGATGGTTTTCGACCCAAAATCACGCTCAAAGAGTGGGCACAACTGGAAACCTATATTGTATCCAATGCCCCAGAACATTTGGAAGCTATACCCATGCCACAAACCGACACTCTCGCACAATTTAAGACCAAAACCTATTCCTTGGATGATAAAAATGGGGCCATGGTCACTTATCTGGAATTTTTGGACAAGGATAACGAGATATATTATGGTGACCTTTCAGGAAACTTGGGGACCTTCAACTTGGATGAAGAAGAATCCACTCCAATTTATAAAGGAAAAAGCCCCATAACTTGGTACAACAAAAAAGATTCCATGGAAATTATCAGTGAGGTAGGTATTATTCGTCCTTCCGAATTGGTAAGAGGAAAAATGATTAGAAAAGTGGGTAAAGATACCCTCTCGATGGGCCATGATTTTCATAGACCAGTACATACACTTTTGGAAGATCTTAATAATGATGGTTCAAATGAACTTATCGTCAGTGAGTTTGGCAATGAGTCGGGGCAATTATCGCTTATGATGGTAAATGATTCTGGTGGTTACGACAAGAAAATATTGCTCAATCTTCCAGGAGCCATTAAAACCGTGATCAAGGACATGAACCAAGATGGCAAAAAAGACATTGTGGCATTAATGACCCAAAGCAGAGAGAGTATTACCGTTTTCTATCAAACAGAAAACCTAGTTTTTGAAGCAGAAAATATTTTGGAGTTTAGTCCTGTTTTTGGAACCAGCTGGTTTGAGTTTGTGGATTACAATGGCGATGGTCTGGAAGATATTATTACAGTACAAGGCGATAATGCAGACATTTCCTATGTGCACAAACCCTACCATGGCATGCGGATTTACCTGAGCAATGGTGATAATACCTACGCCGAAGCCTTCTTTTACCCCATGCACGGCGCAACACGGGTACTATCTCGTGATTTTGATCAAGATGGAGACCTTGATTTTGCCCTGATCAGTACATTTCCCAACTATCAAGAATTTCCAGAACTCACTTTTGTATATCTTGAAAATAAAGATTCCGACAGTTTTGAATTTACCACAAACATTTTGCAAGATCCCTCTATGGCACGCTGGTTTTTAATGGATACCTCGGATATTGATAACGATGGCGACGAGGATATTGTTTTAAGCTCCTTAACTTTAGGCTTTACTCCAGTTCCTAAAGTTTTGACCGAACGTTGGAAGAACAATAATGTGGATATTATGGTCTTAGAAAATGTATTGTATTGA
- a CDS encoding DegT/DnrJ/EryC1/StrS family aminotransferase, producing MPGFELFGDKERKEVQDVMDSGVLMRYGFDAMRNGHWKTKELETGLAEKMQSKHAHAVSSGTAALTVALASAGVGAGEEVIMPTFTFVASFESILALGAVPILVDIDDTLTLKPEAVEKAITSKTKVVMPVHMCGSMANLDALKAICAKHGLLLLEDACQAIGGTYNGKPLGSIGDLGCFSFDYVKTITCGEGGAVITNNEGYYENAHKYSDHGHDHIGNNRGAEDHPILGYNFRISEMNAAVGVAQLARLDEFIAIQKRNYTILREALSHIPEVVFRTVPDGGEENYSFLSFFMPTEELAQTAHQELIEAGVDGCFYWYDNNWHYYKKWEHLTQMKSLGKLPKDVIESLPDYGKTDFSESDKWMSRNISCLIKLGWSEKEVAERAKKMVTAIKSSI from the coding sequence ATGCCAGGATTTGAACTTTTTGGAGACAAGGAAAGAAAGGAAGTACAGGACGTTATGGACTCTGGAGTGTTGATGCGCTACGGATTCGATGCCATGCGAAACGGACATTGGAAAACAAAGGAGTTGGAAACTGGTTTGGCAGAAAAAATGCAGTCCAAACATGCGCATGCCGTAAGTAGCGGTACTGCCGCACTGACAGTTGCTTTGGCCAGTGCAGGCGTTGGAGCAGGAGAAGAGGTAATTATGCCCACCTTTACCTTTGTGGCCAGTTTTGAATCCATTCTGGCTTTGGGTGCCGTTCCCATTTTAGTTGACATTGATGATACCCTCACCTTAAAGCCCGAAGCGGTGGAAAAGGCCATCACTTCAAAAACAAAAGTGGTAATGCCCGTGCACATGTGTGGTTCCATGGCCAATTTAGATGCCTTGAAAGCTATTTGCGCTAAACACGGTTTATTATTGTTGGAAGATGCCTGTCAAGCCATAGGTGGAACTTATAACGGAAAACCTTTGGGCAGTATCGGGGATTTGGGATGTTTTTCTTTTGATTATGTAAAAACCATCACCTGTGGAGAAGGTGGCGCCGTTATCACCAATAATGAAGGTTATTACGAAAATGCCCACAAATATTCCGATCACGGTCACGACCATATCGGAAACAATAGGGGAGCAGAAGATCATCCGATTTTAGGATATAATTTTCGAATCTCCGAGATGAATGCTGCCGTAGGAGTAGCTCAGCTTGCCCGTTTGGATGAGTTTATAGCCATTCAAAAAAGAAATTACACGATTTTGCGAGAAGCATTGTCACATATTCCTGAAGTGGTTTTTAGAACTGTTCCAGATGGAGGAGAAGAGAACTATTCGTTTCTGAGCTTCTTTATGCCCACTGAGGAATTGGCACAAACGGCTCATCAGGAATTGATTGAAGCTGGGGTAGATGGATGTTTTTATTGGTACGACAATAACTGGCATTACTACAAAAAATGGGAACATTTGACCCAAATGAAATCCTTGGGCAAACTCCCAAAGGACGTCATTGAGTCACTACCCGATTACGGCAAAACTGATTTTTCTGAATCCGATAAATGGATGTCCAGAAATATATCCTGCCTGATCAAATTGGGATGGTCGGAAAAAGAAGTGGCCGAACGTGCCAAAAAAATGGTGACGGCCATAAAGTCTTCTATATAA
- a CDS encoding HipA domain-containing protein produces the protein MIAPKLTDLKDLPYSAAELRRESANRAKKLSIQGVQPKLSATVSVVDQEFKIVDQFGTYIIKPQNDLFPQLPENEDLTMRMAKAYGLNVPFHGMVYAKDGSLSYFIKRFDRYGKGKKYAVEDFAQLTGNTRDTKYRFTMERVVPVVDEFCSFPVVEKADFFKRIIFCYVTGNEDMHLKNFSLITKNGKTTLAPAYDLLNSTISIKNPEEEIALTLKGKKSNFIASDFIGYYAKERLQLNDRIIEVILGDMYQATPKWKELIAVSFLSDEMKEKYLNLLESRLKLF, from the coding sequence ATGATTGCACCCAAATTAACCGATCTGAAGGATTTACCCTATTCAGCAGCCGAATTGAGACGGGAATCAGCAAATAGGGCCAAGAAACTATCCATCCAAGGGGTACAACCTAAATTAAGTGCAACTGTTTCCGTGGTTGACCAGGAATTTAAAATTGTAGATCAATTCGGAACCTACATCATAAAACCGCAAAATGATTTATTTCCCCAGTTGCCCGAAAATGAGGACCTGACCATGCGCATGGCTAAAGCCTATGGCTTGAATGTTCCATTTCATGGGATGGTATATGCCAAGGATGGCAGTCTCTCGTATTTTATAAAACGTTTCGATCGTTATGGCAAGGGAAAGAAATACGCTGTGGAGGATTTTGCACAATTAACGGGAAATACGAGGGATACCAAATACCGCTTTACCATGGAAAGAGTAGTTCCCGTTGTTGATGAGTTTTGTTCATTTCCCGTTGTTGAAAAGGCTGATTTTTTTAAAAGGATAATTTTCTGTTATGTAACTGGAAATGAGGATATGCATTTAAAAAACTTTTCCTTGATTACAAAAAACGGAAAAACCACCTTGGCACCAGCCTATGATCTATTGAATTCCACAATTTCCATTAAAAATCCAGAAGAAGAAATCGCATTGACCTTAAAAGGAAAAAAAAGCAATTTCATAGCATCGGATTTTATTGGTTATTATGCGAAAGAGCGATTACAATTGAATGATAGAATAATTGAAGTGATTCTTGGGGACATGTATCAGGCAACTCCAAAATGGAAGGAGTTGATAGCAGTTTCTTTTCTTTCGGATGAAATGAAAGAGAAATATCTAAATCTATTGGAGTCGAGATTGAAATTGTTTTGA
- a CDS encoding type II toxin-antitoxin system Y4mF family antitoxin, producing MNNFSLGSMVKDHRKKAGLTQLELANLAGVGKTTVFDIEKDKETVRWNNLLAVLEVLNIKVEFTSPLTTEQ from the coding sequence ATGAATAATTTTAGTTTAGGTTCTATGGTAAAGGACCATCGTAAGAAAGCAGGGCTTACACAGCTTGAATTGGCCAATTTGGCTGGAGTTGGGAAAACCACCGTTTTTGATATTGAAAAAGATAAAGAGACTGTTCGTTGGAACAATCTTTTAGCAGTGCTCGAGGTTTTAAATATAAAAGTGGAATTTACAAGTCCATTGACAACTGAACAATGA
- a CDS encoding pirin family protein: MSNIGLIIEERSRDIGDFLVGRLIPFRKKRMIGPFIFIDHMGPTQLGPEKYMDVNQHPHMGLSTLTFMLEGEIIHEDSLGTHQRIRPGSVNWMTAGKGVTHTERTPPDMRNGNTFTAHGYQIWVALPKELEDMEPQFHHIDEKDIPKWTDGNTKFKLVAGESYGKKSPVPVHSNLFMVEVKAKEAYTLNVNGSLKGEIGICIVEGSIEACGETVGEGNILVSKVEDTCNIKLKPNTHLLLFGGEPFPEERYIYWNFVSSSKEKLEQAKQAWGNKTFVMMENDDTYVPLPN; the protein is encoded by the coding sequence ATGTCCAACATCGGATTGATCATTGAGGAACGGAGTAGGGATATTGGTGATTTTTTAGTGGGAAGACTGATTCCTTTCCGTAAAAAGCGCATGATCGGCCCCTTTATTTTTATAGACCATATGGGTCCTACGCAGTTAGGGCCTGAAAAATACATGGATGTGAATCAGCATCCGCACATGGGCTTGTCCACGTTAACATTTATGTTGGAGGGGGAAATTATCCACGAGGACAGCCTTGGCACCCATCAACGGATAAGACCTGGCTCCGTGAACTGGATGACGGCCGGGAAGGGGGTAACGCACACCGAAAGAACCCCACCCGATATGCGCAATGGCAACACCTTTACCGCTCACGGTTATCAGATTTGGGTAGCCTTACCGAAGGAACTCGAGGATATGGAACCCCAATTCCACCATATTGATGAAAAAGATATTCCCAAATGGACTGATGGCAATACCAAATTTAAATTGGTCGCCGGTGAGAGTTACGGAAAAAAATCACCTGTGCCCGTGCATTCCAATCTGTTTATGGTCGAGGTAAAAGCCAAAGAAGCCTACACGCTCAATGTCAACGGCAGTTTAAAAGGAGAAATCGGCATTTGCATTGTAGAAGGTAGTATTGAAGCCTGTGGTGAAACGGTGGGAGAAGGTAATATTTTGGTCTCCAAAGTCGAGGACACTTGCAACATCAAACTAAAACCAAATACGCATTTATTGTTGTTCGGAGGTGAACCTTTTCCCGAGGAACGTTATATTTATTGGAATTTTGTTTCCTCCAGCAAAGAAAAATTGGAACAAGCAAAGCAAGCTTGGGGCAATAAAACTTTTGTTATGATGGAGAACGACGACACCTATGTCCCATTGCCCAACTAA
- a CDS encoding serine hydrolase domain-containing protein, with translation MKLLKRVLLLLLVVIGVVVYLNYPKLNIISGYAAKNVASGVYVADRSAASMNQYDNSAPLIEIASTEVNKNEESASSTVYGLMKRTAVYRDGLGAVLINDDYDPQALTIRPERNQTPDTIPYPYGQAAPLDTILPEVDMDQINKAMAMAFSEPETQKTRTLLILYKGQLIAERYINGFDKDTPILGWSMTKSVLATCYGILEHQGKLEMDWPAPIPEWKDDERKNITLNHLLRMQSGLEWEEDYSGISDVTRMLFLDSDMTQAQRDKKAIAKPTEVWNYSSGTTNLLSGILRQQFRSHQEYLDFPYSALIDKIGMYSMVLEADIAGNYVGSSYAWASTRDWARFGQLHLDKGNWNGEQLFDSTWVDYITKPTINSDGTYGAHFWLNAEGKYPDVPRDMFSCNGFEGQHVFMIPSKDLVVVRTGLAEEPYFDVNGVLSNIVKAVP, from the coding sequence ATGAAACTACTTAAGCGTGTTTTGCTACTCCTTCTTGTTGTAATCGGAGTGGTTGTTTACCTGAATTACCCCAAATTGAACATTATTTCCGGATATGCTGCCAAAAATGTAGCATCTGGAGTTTATGTGGCCGATCGTTCAGCGGCCAGCATGAACCAATACGATAATAGTGCTCCCTTGATTGAAATTGCTTCGACAGAGGTAAATAAAAACGAGGAATCCGCCTCTTCAACCGTTTATGGTTTGATGAAGCGTACAGCGGTATATCGCGATGGATTGGGAGCCGTTTTGATCAATGATGACTATGACCCTCAAGCATTGACCATCCGACCAGAAAGAAACCAAACTCCTGATACCATTCCCTATCCCTACGGACAAGCAGCTCCGTTGGACACGATACTTCCAGAAGTGGATATGGACCAAATCAATAAGGCGATGGCCATGGCGTTCTCGGAACCCGAAACGCAAAAAACGCGTACGCTGCTAATTTTGTACAAGGGACAGTTGATTGCCGAAAGATATATTAATGGTTTTGATAAGGACACCCCTATTTTGGGTTGGTCCATGACCAAAAGTGTGTTGGCTACTTGCTACGGTATTTTGGAACATCAAGGTAAGTTGGAAATGGACTGGCCCGCGCCTATTCCTGAATGGAAAGATGATGAAAGAAAAAACATTACTTTGAACCATTTGTTACGTATGCAAAGTGGGTTGGAATGGGAAGAGGATTATTCGGGGATATCCGATGTTACCCGAATGCTTTTTTTGGACAGTGATATGACCCAAGCGCAACGAGACAAAAAAGCGATAGCCAAACCAACCGAGGTTTGGAACTATTCTTCTGGAACTACCAATTTGTTGTCTGGAATCTTAAGACAACAGTTTAGAAGTCATCAAGAATATTTGGACTTCCCCTACTCAGCCTTGATTGATAAAATCGGGATGTACTCTATGGTTTTGGAAGCAGATATTGCCGGGAACTACGTAGGGTCTTCCTATGCGTGGGCCAGTACAAGGGACTGGGCCCGTTTCGGACAGTTGCATTTAGATAAGGGCAATTGGAACGGAGAACAATTGTTTGATTCCACTTGGGTGGATTACATCACCAAGCCTACGATTAATTCTGATGGCACTTATGGCGCACACTTTTGGTTGAACGCCGAAGGAAAGTATCCCGATGTACCCCGAGATATGTTTTCTTGTAACGGTTTTGAAGGACAGCATGTATTTATGATTCCTTCCAAAGACTTGGTCGTTGTACGAACCGGTTTGGCCGAGGAACCGTATTTCGACGTCAATGGGGTGCTGTCAAACATCGTAAAAGCAGTACCTTAA
- a CDS encoding sulfite exporter TauE/SafE family protein, translating into MLEWYHYLLLVAVGFAVGFINTVAGGGSLLSLPTLIFLGLPPAVANGTNRVAIVVQTALGTAGFRSKGVSTFPFNLYLGIAAFLGSIIGAYIAVDIDGETFNRILAIVMLAVVLIIIFKPKMRIGEMQERLTGKYLWVSMIVFFFFGIYGGFINAGLGFLMLLFLHYFNQMNLVRSNATKVAVVFIYMLAALAVFAFNDKVDWKLGFVLAIGNGSGAWFASRFSVKKGDGFIKTFLVIAVVLMAIKLWFF; encoded by the coding sequence ATGCTAGAATGGTACCACTATTTGCTCTTGGTGGCTGTAGGTTTTGCAGTAGGATTTATAAACACCGTGGCAGGAGGTGGTTCGTTACTTTCCTTGCCGACTCTCATTTTTTTGGGATTGCCTCCCGCCGTTGCCAATGGTACCAACAGAGTGGCCATAGTGGTACAGACCGCGCTTGGAACGGCTGGCTTTCGAAGCAAGGGAGTTTCAACCTTTCCCTTTAACCTGTATTTGGGCATCGCTGCCTTTTTAGGTTCCATTATAGGTGCCTATATTGCTGTGGACATAGATGGAGAAACCTTTAATAGGATTTTGGCCATTGTGATGTTGGCCGTAGTGCTCATCATCATTTTTAAGCCAAAAATGAGAATAGGAGAAATGCAGGAACGTCTCACAGGTAAATATTTATGGGTGAGTATGATCGTATTTTTCTTTTTTGGGATTTACGGTGGTTTTATCAATGCCGGACTTGGGTTTTTAATGCTGCTATTTTTACATTATTTTAATCAGATGAACCTTGTAAGGTCCAACGCCACCAAGGTCGCCGTGGTGTTTATTTACATGCTCGCAGCCTTGGCTGTTTTTGCGTTTAACGATAAAGTAGATTGGAAACTGGGATTTGTGCTGGCCATAGGAAATGGTTCAGGGGCATGGTTCGCCAGTAGGTTCTCTGTAAAAAAGGGAGACGGATTTATAAAAACATTTTTAGTGATAGCCGTAGTTTTGATGGCCATCAAACTATGGTTTTTTTAA
- a CDS encoding Arm DNA-binding domain-containing protein codes for MLNSNILKVVLFTRDTSNNLEKLSIYAQITVNGKRAEISLKRSFPSKVWDNSRNRGRGGS; via the coding sequence ATGTTAAATTCCAACATTTTAAAGGTCGTTCTCTTCACAAGAGATACTTCCAACAACCTTGAAAAATTGAGCATTTATGCTCAAATCACCGTCAACGGAAAACGGGCCGAGATCAGCCTTAAAAGAAGCTTTCCCTCCAAAGTGTGGGACAATTCACGGAACCGGGGCAGGGGAGGTTCATAG
- a CDS encoding HipA N-terminal domain-containing protein, producing the protein MMRKAVVYTHGKRAGVLTEVSPNEYHFDYDEDYDGDSISLTMPVSQKKYSFKSFPPFFEGLLPEGVMLQGLLRIVKIDQKDYFSQLMATGADLVGAITVKPMEDE; encoded by the coding sequence ATGATGAGAAAGGCAGTTGTATATACCCATGGCAAAAGAGCAGGAGTACTTACCGAAGTTTCTCCAAATGAATATCATTTTGATTATGATGAAGATTATGATGGAGATTCTATCTCATTGACCATGCCAGTAAGCCAGAAAAAATACAGTTTTAAATCATTCCCCCCCTTTTTTGAAGGTTTGTTGCCTGAGGGTGTAATGTTGCAGGGGCTATTGAGGATTGTAAAAATTGATCAAAAGGATTATTTCTCACAATTAATGGCGACAGGTGCTGATCTGGTTGGTGCAATAACCGTAAAACCAATGGAGGATGAATAG
- a CDS encoding winged helix-turn-helix transcriptional regulator, which produces MHISELKSLEVNGLVSHNVLVDEFPVVVEYVLTNYSDSLLEILDTRKGLLKKSRWQT; this is translated from the coding sequence GTGCATATTTCGGAACTGAAATCACTTGAGGTTAATGGTCTGGTCAGCCACAATGTCCTGGTCGATGAATTCCCCGTGGTTGTGGAGTATGTCCTGACGAACTATAGCGACTCGTTGTTGGAAATATTGGACACCAGAAAAGGATTATTAAAAAAGTCGAGGTGGCAGACTTAG
- a CDS encoding site-specific integrase — protein sequence MNYSKGHVLVLLLYGLAFADIEKLIEDDLVKDIKGNKWIKTKRKKTKVLSSIPLLSIPEAIIDKYKEHPRVVAKGTLLPVYTNQRTNFYLKEIAAGCKINKALTTHLAKHTFATTVTLSNWVPIETVSKMLGHTSLKTTQIYAKVLDSKISDDMEKLKNDPALLEFAKSILYNSWVVPDPFIG from the coding sequence TTGAATTATAGTAAGGGACATGTTCTTGTTCTGCTGTTATACGGATTGGCCTTTGCGGATATTGAAAAGTTGATCGAAGATGATCTGGTCAAGGACATCAAGGGAAATAAATGGATCAAGACCAAAAGGAAAAAAACCAAGGTTTTGAGCAGCATTCCACTATTGAGCATTCCAGAGGCCATTATCGACAAGTATAAGGAACATCCTAGGGTAGTAGCAAAAGGGACCCTGCTCCCTGTTTACACCAATCAACGTACCAACTTTTATTTGAAAGAAATTGCTGCTGGCTGTAAGATCAATAAAGCACTGACAACACACTTGGCCAAACATACATTTGCAACAACCGTCACGCTGTCAAATTGGGTACCCATTGAGACGGTCAGTAAAATGCTTGGGCATACTTCTTTGAAAACAACCCAAATCTATGCCAAGGTCTTGGACAGTAAAATTTCGGATGATATGGAAAAATTGAAAAATGACCCCGCTCTGTTGGAGTTTGCCAAATCCATTTTATACAATTCTTGGGTTGTCCCTGACCCGTTCATTGGATAA